In Syngnathus acus chromosome 5, fSynAcu1.2, whole genome shotgun sequence, a genomic segment contains:
- the LOC119122740 gene encoding sodium- and chloride-dependent taurine transporter-like, whose amino-acid sequence MAQKEKLQCLKDFHKDTLKPSPGKSPGTRPEDEAEGKHPQREKWASKLDFVLSVAGGFVGLGNVWRFPYLCYKNGGGAFLIPYFIFLFGGGLPVFFLEVALGQFTSEGGITCWGKLCPIFTGIGYASIVIVSLLNIYYIVILAWGLYYLFQCFQPELPWAKCNQPWNTERCIEDTYRKNKSLWLPSNFTNFTSPVTEFWERKVLGISSGIEDMGPIKWDLALCLLLVWVICFFCIWKGVKSTGKVVYITATFPFVMLIVLLIRGVTLPGATEGIKFYLYPDLTRLKDPEVWIDAGTQIFFSYAICLGAMTSLGSYNKYKYNCYRDCLLLGALNSGTSFVSGFAIFSVLGFMAQEQGVDITDVAESGPGLAFIAYPKAVTMMPFPTLWAILFFIMLLLLGLDSQFVEVEGQITSLVDLYPSFLRKGYRREVFIAIMCCISYLLALTMVTKGGMYVFQLFDYYAASGVCLLWVAFFECVAVAWVYGVDNFYDAVEDMIGYRPNPWMKWSWSVITPCLCLSCFVFSLVKYKPLTYNKLYEYPDWAIGVGWTLALASMICIPMVVVIKIIRSDGPLIERIKAVAAPVRGGASSRPADHRSPRELGYHADPNGNKGLLMKGPSHTIVETMM is encoded by the exons ATGGCTCAGAAGGAAAAGCTCCAATGCCTGAAGGACTTCCACAAAGACACGCTCAAGCCGTCTCCTGGCAAGAGTCCCGGAACGCGGCCCGAAGACGAGGCCGAGGGCAAACACCCCCAGCGAGAGAAGTGGGCCAGCAAGCTGGACTTTGTTTTGTCGGTGGCTGGAGGATTTGTCGGTTTAGGCAACGTCTGGCGCTTCCCATACCTCTGCTACAAGAACGGCGGAG GCGCTTTCCTCATCCCCTACTTCATCTTCCTGTTTGGTGGAGGCCTGCCGGTCTTCTTCTTAGAGGTGGCGCTGGGCCAGTTCACCTCCGAGGGCGGCATCACCTGCTGGGGGAAGCTGTGCCCCATCTTCACGG GAATCGGCTATGCCTCCATCGTCATCGTGTCCCTGCTGAACATCTACTACATTGTCATCCTGGCTTGGGGACTCTACTACCTATTCCAG TGTTTCCAGCCCGAGTTGCCGTGGGCCAAGTGCAACCAGCCCTGGAACACGGAACGCTGCATCGAGGACACCTACCGCAAGAACAAAAGCCTCTGGCTGCCTTCCAACTTCACCAACTTCACCTCCCCCGTCACCGAGTTCTGGGA ACGCAAAGTTTTGGGCATCAGCAGCGGCATTGAGGACATGGGCCCCATCAAGTGGGACCTGGCTCTGTGTCTCCTGCTGGTCTGGGTCATCTGCTTCTTCTGCATCTGGAAGGGCGTCAAGTCCACCGGGAAG GTGGTGTACATCACGGCCACCTTCCCGTTCGTCATgctcattgttttgttgattCGTGGCGTCACCTTGCCCGGGGCCACTGAGGGCATCAAGTTCTACCTGTACCCCGACCTCACCCGGCTCAAGGACCCCGAG GTGTGGATCGACGCCGGCACCCAGATCTTTTTCTCCTACGCTATCTGTTTGGGCGCCATGACGTCCCTTGGCAGTTACAACAAGTACAAATACAACTGCTACAG GGACTGTTTGCTGCTGGGAGCCCTCAACAGTGGTACCAGTTTTGTGTCTGGCTTTGCAATATTTTCCGTCCTGGGCTTTATGGCACAAGAGCAAGGTGTGGACATTACGGACGTGGCAGAGTCAG GTCCCGGCTTGGCCTTCATTGCCTACCCCAAAGCCGTAACCATGATGCCTTTCCCCACACTCTGGGccatcctcttcttcatcatGCTCCTGCTGCTTGGCCTCGACAGTCAG TTTGTGGAGGTGGAAGGGCAGATCACATCACTGGTGGATCTGTATCCGTCCTTCCTACGGAAGGGTTACCGCAGAGAGGTCTTCATCGCTATCATGTGCTGCATCAGCTACCTGCTGGCACTCACCATGGTCACCAAG GGTGGCATGTACGTGTTCCAGCTGTTTGACTACTATGCAGCCAGCGGCGTGTGCCTTCTGTGGGTGGCATTCTTTGAATGTGTCGCTGTTGCCTGGGTTTATG GCGTTGATAACTTTTACGATGCTGTGGAGGACATGATCGGCTACAGACCCAACCCTTGGATGAAGTGGAGCTGGTCTGTCATCACTCCCTGCTTGTGCTTG AGCTGCTTCGTCTTCTCTCTGGTCAAATACAAGCCGCTGACGTACAACAAACTGTACGAGTATCCCGACTGGGCCATCGGAGTGGGCTGGACCTTGGCCTTGGCCTCCATGATTTGCATCCCCATGGTGGTGGTCATCAAGATCATACGATCGGACGGCCCGCTCATTGAG AGGATCAAGGCGGTGGCCGCCCCGGTCCGAGGCGGCGCCAGTTCGCGCCCGGCAGACCACCGCAGCCCCCGGGAGCTGGGCTACCACGCCGACCCCAACGGGAACAAGGGACTGCTGATGAAGGGCCCCAGCCACACCATCGTAGAAACCAtgatgtaa